One segment of Pseudomonas sp. FP2196 DNA contains the following:
- a CDS encoding AlpA family transcriptional regulator — protein MATQAHPIRKSEQSIPAVEQPRRFIKLGEVKALTTLSTSEIYRRIAAGRFPKQVMLGPKSAVWIEAEVIAWCDSLVALRVEAA, from the coding sequence ATGGCAACTCAAGCCCACCCTATTCGCAAATCCGAACAGTCCATCCCCGCAGTTGAACAGCCTCGGCGCTTCATCAAGCTGGGCGAGGTCAAGGCCCTGACCACCCTCTCCACGTCAGAGATCTATCGCCGTATCGCCGCAGGGCGCTTCCCTAAGCAAGTAATGCTGGGGCCCAAGTCCGCCGTCTGGATCGAGGCAGAAGTTATTGCTTGGTGCGACTCGTTGGTCGCTCTGCGAGTGG